Proteins encoded within one genomic window of Aerococcus viridans:
- a CDS encoding heavy metal translocating P-type ATPase encodes MENKSFAIEGMTCASCAQTVEKAAKKVRGVTQASVNLATEKLSIEYDEATFSVENLQKAVDNSGYELIAQEGTTQTFAIEGMTCASCAQTIEKAVGKLSGVDKASVNLATEKMQVSYNPSAISVSDVTGAVSNSGYAAVLETTDTQDNSRAEKREKKEKRLKQLFNRFWISIILTIPLLIISMGHMVGMPLPNIVDPMINAFNFSLLQLILTLPIMVVSWEYFQKGFKSLFKGHPNMDSLIALGTAAAFVYSLAATIGTGLGYGNFSDLLYYEVTGVILALHTLGLFLEDRSKGQMSSAIEKLINLAPKTARVIRNGVEQEITVDEVALGDVIRVRPGESMPVDGVVVEGRTSVDESMLTGESIPVEKESGDEVIGASINKNGSIDYRATRVGSDTTLSQIIKLVEDAQGSKAPIARMADIITGYFVPIVIALAVLAGFAWLIAGQSGIFVLSVIITTLVIACPCALGLATPTGIMVGTGKGAEHGVLIKSGEALETTHNLDTIVFDKTGTLTEGKPIVTDILVTPLITKENLLYYAASGETGSEHPLGEAIVQKSKEENMTLAKPDHFEAIPGHGIRVEIEGKDMYIGNRKLMLEQKIDLSSVEKESDRLADEGKTPMYLSVDGELAGIIAVADTLKENSMKAVKELRRRGVEVIMITGDNKRTAKAIAKQVGIDSVLSEVLPEDKAEEVKKLQEAGKKVAMVGDGINDAPALAQADIGIAVGSGTDVAIESADIVLMRNDLTAVLTAIDLSHATLRNIKQNLFWAFAYNIVGIPVAMGLLYIFGGPLMSPMFAAAAMSFSSVSVLLNALRLKRFKPSAVK; translated from the coding sequence TTGGAGAATAAATCATTTGCCATAGAAGGTATGACCTGTGCGTCTTGTGCACAGACAGTAGAAAAAGCAGCAAAAAAGGTTCGTGGGGTCACACAGGCTTCCGTAAACCTAGCAACAGAGAAGTTAAGTATAGAGTACGATGAAGCAACTTTTTCGGTAGAAAATCTACAAAAAGCAGTGGATAATTCAGGGTATGAACTGATTGCCCAAGAAGGAACGACGCAAACCTTTGCAATTGAAGGGATGACCTGTGCATCCTGTGCACAGACAATTGAAAAAGCCGTCGGAAAGTTGTCGGGCGTAGATAAAGCTTCCGTCAATTTAGCGACAGAAAAAATGCAAGTTTCCTATAACCCGTCGGCAATTTCAGTATCTGATGTGACTGGTGCTGTATCCAATAGTGGTTATGCAGCCGTATTAGAGACTACGGATACTCAAGATAATTCACGAGCAGAGAAGCGTGAGAAAAAAGAAAAAAGATTGAAGCAACTTTTTAATCGTTTTTGGATATCCATTATACTTACAATCCCTTTATTAATTATATCCATGGGTCATATGGTCGGTATGCCTCTACCAAATATCGTTGACCCAATGATAAATGCATTTAATTTTTCTCTTTTACAACTTATTCTGACTTTGCCGATAATGGTAGTAAGCTGGGAATATTTCCAGAAGGGATTTAAAAGTTTATTTAAAGGTCACCCAAATATGGATTCCCTGATTGCGCTTGGTACGGCGGCTGCATTTGTTTACAGCCTTGCTGCGACAATCGGGACAGGCCTGGGTTACGGCAACTTTTCCGATTTACTTTATTATGAAGTAACTGGAGTTATCTTGGCGCTCCATACATTAGGGCTATTTTTAGAAGACCGCTCAAAGGGGCAAATGTCCTCAGCTATTGAAAAATTAATTAACTTGGCTCCTAAAACAGCTCGAGTAATACGTAATGGTGTGGAACAAGAGATTACTGTGGACGAAGTTGCTTTAGGAGATGTTATTCGAGTTCGTCCGGGAGAAAGTATGCCTGTAGATGGTGTTGTTGTTGAGGGACGCACTTCAGTCGATGAATCAATGCTGACAGGAGAAAGTATCCCCGTGGAAAAGGAAAGTGGAGACGAGGTTATTGGGGCTAGTATCAATAAAAATGGTTCCATTGATTACCGAGCGACTCGAGTGGGAAGTGACACAACTCTATCTCAAATCATAAAATTAGTAGAAGATGCTCAAGGGTCTAAAGCACCCATTGCTCGAATGGCCGATATCATTACCGGATACTTCGTACCGATTGTTATAGCATTAGCCGTTTTAGCAGGGTTTGCTTGGTTAATTGCAGGTCAATCTGGAATATTTGTTTTATCCGTTATCATAACAACCCTTGTCATTGCTTGTCCATGTGCCTTAGGTTTGGCGACTCCAACAGGTATTATGGTTGGAACCGGAAAAGGGGCAGAACATGGTGTCTTGATAAAAAGTGGTGAGGCGTTAGAAACCACTCATAATTTAGACACGATTGTATTTGATAAAACAGGGACACTGACAGAAGGTAAACCTATCGTGACAGATATTTTGGTAACTCCTCTTATTACTAAAGAAAATCTTTTATATTATGCAGCTTCCGGTGAAACAGGTTCTGAACACCCATTAGGTGAAGCCATCGTACAGAAATCAAAAGAAGAGAACATGACATTAGCTAAACCAGATCATTTTGAAGCGATTCCAGGACACGGGATTCGAGTTGAAATTGAGGGCAAAGATATGTACATTGGAAACCGTAAACTGATGCTAGAGCAAAAGATTGATTTATCAAGTGTGGAAAAAGAATCCGATCGTTTAGCAGACGAAGGAAAAACACCGATGTATCTCTCTGTTGATGGAGAACTAGCTGGAATTATCGCAGTAGCTGACACACTCAAGGAAAATAGTATGAAGGCTGTTAAAGAACTTAGAAGACGCGGTGTTGAAGTAATCATGATTACTGGAGATAACAAACGTACAGCCAAAGCGATTGCTAAGCAAGTGGGTATAGACAGTGTATTAAGTGAAGTATTACCTGAAGATAAAGCAGAGGAAGTCAAAAAACTACAAGAGGCAGGCAAGAAGGTAGCGATGGTTGGAGACGGCATTAACGATGCACCCGCATTAGCTCAAGCAGATATCGGTATTGCAGTTGGATCAGGTACAGACGTGGCGATTGAATCGGCTGATATTGTCCTTATGCGTAATGATTTAACCGCTGTATTGACTGCGATTGATTTAAGTCATGCAACGCTACGAAACATTAAACAAAACTTGTTCTGGGCTTTTGCTTACAATATTGTGGGTATTCCAGTTGCGATGGGTCTCTTGTATATTTTCGGCGGACCATTGATGAGTCCAATGTTTGCGGCAGCCGCAATGAGTTTCAGTTCGGTGTCTGTGTTACTAAACGCCTTACGCTTGAAACGATTTAAACCTTCGGCTGTTAAGTGA
- the tcrY gene encoding copper-responsive transcriptional repressor TcrY has translation MSTIAGDLHITDAEWEVMRVVWANGRVTSKEVISILEEKMDWKQATTKTLLGRLVEKGALNTEQEGRKYIYSANIEEKEAVRSFTNDIFDRICRKNVGNVIESIIKDHTLSFDDIQRLEEILEMKKAFAVEEVDCQCAEGQCDCHLHHHGE, from the coding sequence ATGAGTACTATAGCTGGAGACCTTCATATAACCGATGCTGAATGGGAAGTTATGCGAGTAGTCTGGGCGAATGGTCGAGTGACTAGTAAAGAAGTCATTTCTATATTGGAAGAGAAAATGGACTGGAAACAAGCGACAACCAAAACGCTCTTAGGTCGACTCGTGGAAAAAGGCGCACTGAATACAGAACAAGAAGGTAGAAAATATATTTATTCGGCAAATATCGAAGAGAAAGAAGCGGTAAGAAGTTTTACAAACGATATTTTCGATCGTATTTGTCGGAAGAATGTCGGGAATGTAATAGAGAGTATCATTAAGGATCATACTTTAAGTTTCGATGATATCCAACGGCTAGAAGAAATATTAGAGATGAAAAAAGCTTTTGCAGTAGAAGAAGTTGATTGTCAGTGTGCAGAAGGGCAATGCGATTGCCATTTACATCATCATGGAGAATAA